In the genome of Thermomicrobiales bacterium, the window GCGAGGCGAAGATGGCGATGACAATCATGCCGACACCGGGCAGGACGCGTCCGGTGCCGATCAGGGCGAGCGCCAGGACGACCGCGGCGCTCGCAGCAACCAGCGGCCAGCGACGACGGGGGGATGGCTGCGCGACGCGACTGGCCCCAAAGCCGCGCGTCTCCAGCGCTTCGGCCAGCACCAGCGAGCGTTCCAGGCCGGCAGCGAGCAGCGGGGTCAGCAGGCTGGGGGCGTCGCGCAGGCCACGGAAGCGGTGACCGCGTGCACGTTGGGCGTCGTAGATCTCGCGAGCGGCGGCGATCGTCTGCGGGATGAGCGTGAGCGCGACCGTCCCGGCGATGCCGAGCGTGGCGACGCGGGACGGCAGCAGCCGGATCAGGTCGGCCTGCCGCACGGCGGCACTGAGCGTGGCGGCGCTGATGAGCAGCGTGGCGATCGCCAGCGCCGAGGTGACGCCATAGACGAACGCGTTCCAGGTGAGTGCGCCGCCAATGATCGGTAGTCGTGACGGCAACTCCATGATGACACGGTCGCCGATGTGGACCGTCAGCAGGTTGAATCCGACCGAGAAGAGCGACAGCGTCGTCCCGATGACGACGACTAGCCGCCAGGCGCGCGCCAGCGATCCTTCATGCGGG includes:
- a CDS encoding energy-coupling factor transporter transmembrane protein EcfT, translated to MSAASRADTRSAGKINPAAWLAWFGAAALTPVVSRNPLYLALALLVVLTVYLSIPHEGSLARAWRLVVVIGTTLSLFSVGFNLLTVHIGDRVIMELPSRLPIIGGALTWNAFVYGVTSALAIATLLISAATLSAAVRQADLIRLLPSRVATLGIAGTVALTLIPQTIAAAREIYDAQRARGHRFRGLRDAPSLLTPLLAAGLERSLVLAEALETRGFGASRVAQPSPRRRWPLVAASAAVVLALALIGTGRVLPGVGMIVIAIFASLAGVGGQQPRSRFRPLVWDIASVAVCAVAGLVVVTLAVSLARGLLTFSPFPRLTTPPFDPLVGGAILLLLLPVVWSNR